In Haliaeetus albicilla chromosome 14, bHalAlb1.1, whole genome shotgun sequence, one genomic interval encodes:
- the GCC1 gene encoding GRIP and coiled-coil domain-containing protein 1, with the protein MEKFGMNFGGGPSKKDLLETIESQKKQLLQYQVRLKDVVRAYKSLLKEKEALEASLKVLSVSHEADVGFSSAQPASVASSSSSFADSADDRSSVHSEDSVGTATSADTAASLASTKGEPGPEDDKPTAAASSLKSEETSGSESGISTSSGDVSSAAGEADKRVLQLKTQLATLTSALSTVTQEKSRMEASYQADKKKMKQDLDDAIKKAEDETKKLETELKSVQEQLAETKARLITQQHDRAQEQSDHAVMLRELQKLLQSERTLRQDAELKLEETREVLAGRVCMADRAEGYEQQIKQLSQEVEDLKRELQAVQEENNKPDPRIQDLQEEMASLKNHFQVQLLQEMKKTAQAEEQLRQHAQMEEQRVADLEGQVSEVSELLGTYEKAKQKDQVIIQKLKDRIVQLDLENKTLAIAASSRSPVDIHIEEANLDVNVLKDKMEKLKKLLQAAAKKSQPALDIEKLCELELPKGTEAGDGEKATALYYQQELKQLKEEFERYKMRAQVVLKNKSAKDGNLAKELEEAQEQLADLKEKYVVLQLSSDEMEKQHQQDMEAKKQELSQLQQIHRQELERCQLDYRERALKLEEEMHKQRDRALAVLAEKDQELEQLRAVTLPYGLQGSKNYLVSGTDITSNDSPGNNSSEILPQALHLSTTSEPTFFLYAEQLARKEVEIVALRKQKHKLEVQVHQLQEKILVEEEKHREEISTLQSEIEKNFRDKSREGANLEYLKNIVYRFLTLPDSLGRQQTLTAILTILHFSPEEKQTITKQSAYSSWWLSGKR; encoded by the exons ATGGAGAAGTTTGGCATGAACTTTGGAGGTGGCCCGAGTAAAAAAGATCTTCTGGAGACTATCGAAtcacagaaaaagcagcttcttcAGTACCAGGTTCGGCTGAAGGATGTCGTCAGAGCCTACAAGAGCCTACTCAAAGAGAAGGAGGCGTTGGAAGCCAGCTTGAAAGTGTTGTCCGTGTCTCATGAGGCAGATGTTGGCTTCAGCAGTGCTCAGCCTGCGTCTGTGGCTAGCTCCAGTTCTTCCTTTGCCGATTCTGCTGATGACAGGAGCTCAGTTCACAGCGAAGATAGCGTGGGGACAGCTACCAGTGCAGACACTGCTGCCAGTCTGGCCAGTACCAAGGGTGAGCCAGGGCCTGAGGATGATAAGCCCACGGCCGCCGCTTCCTCTCTTAAATCAGAAGAGACGAGCGGTTCAGAGAGTGGCATCAGCACGAGCAGTGGGGATGTGTCATCTGCTGCTGGTGAGGCTGATAAAAGAGTGCTCCAGCTGAAGACCCAGCTGGCCACTTTGACCAGTGCTCTGTCAACAGTCACGCAGGAGAAGTCCCGCATGGAAGCCTCATACCAAGCAGACAAGAAGAAGATGAAGCAGGACCTGGATGATGCCATTAAGAAAGCAGAGGACGAGACCAAGAAGTTGGAGACAGAGCTGAAGTCTGTCCAGGAACAGCTAGCCGAGACCAAAGCCCGTCTGATCACGCAGCAGCACGACCGAGCCCAGGAACAGAGCGACCATGCTGTTATGCTGCGAGAGCTacagaagctgctgcagagcgAGAGGACTCTGCGCCAGGATGCAGAGCTGAAGCTGGAGGAGACCAGGGAGGTGTTGGCCGGGAGGGTGTGTATGGCTGACCGTGCCGAGGGGTATGAGCAGCAGATCAAGCAGCTGAGCCAGGAGGTAGAAGACTTGAAGAGAGAGCTGCAAGCTGTTCAGGAGGAGAACAACAAGCCAGACCCCCGGATACAGGATCTGCAGGAGGAGATGGCCAGCCTTAAGAACCACTTCCAAGTGCAGCTGTTACAAGAGATGAAGAAG ACTgcacaggcagaggagcagctccgCCAGCACGCCCAGATGGAGGAGCAGCGAGTGGCTGACTTGGAGGGCCAAGTCTCCGAAGTGTCAGAACTACTTGGGACTTATGAAAAAGCCAAGCAGAAAGACCAAGTGATCATTCAGAAGCTAAAGGACCGCATTGTACAGTTGGACCTGGAGAACAAAACCCTGGCCATCGCTGCCTCCAGCCGGTCGCCTGTTGATATTCACATAGAAGAAGCCAATCTTGATGTTAATGTTCTAAAGGATAAaatggagaagctgaaaaagctcttgcaggcagcagctAAGAAGAGTCAACCCGCTCTGGACATCGAGAAGCTGTGTGAGCTGGAGCTGCCAAAGGGCACTGAGGCTGGGGATGGTGAGAAGGCCACTGCTTTGTACTATCAGCAGGAGCTGAAGCAGCTGAAGGAAGAGTTTGAAAGGTACAAGATGAGGGCACAAGTGGTTCTCAAGAACAAGTCGGCCAAAGACGGCAATCTGGCTAAAGAACTGGAAGAAGCTCAAGAGCAGCTGGCTGACCTGAAAGAGAAATATGTGGTGCTTCAGCTGTCCTCTGATGAAATGGAGAAGCAGCACCAGCAAGACATGGAAGCCAAGAAGCAAGAGTTGTCCCAGCTGCAGCAAATTCACAGGCAGGAATTAGAGCGATGCCAGCTGGACTACAGGGAACGGGCGCtgaagctggaggaggagatgcaCAAACAGCGGGACCGAGCCCTGGCGgtgctggcagaaaaggaccaagagctggagcagctgagAGCTGTCACGTTGCCTTACGGGCTTCAAGGATCCAAAAACTACCTAGTGTCAGGGACTGACATTACTAGCAATGACTCACCAGGTAACAATTCCTCAGAGATTCTCCCCCAGGCTCTTCATCTCTCCACCACCAGTGAGCCTACCTTCTTCTTGTATGCAGAGCAGCTGGCTCGCAAAGAAGTGGAAATTGTAGCGCTGAGGAAGCAGAAGCACAAGCTGGAAGTGCAAGTTCACCAGCTCCAGGAAAAAATCTTGGTTGAGGAGGAGAAGCACCGGGAGGAGATATCCACACTTCAAAGTGAAATTGAGAAGAACTTCAGAGATAAGAGCAGAGAGGGAGCCAACCTGGAATACCTCAAGAACATTGTCTATAGATTTTTGACGCTGCCAGATTCTCTTGGTCGCCAGCAGACTCTAACTGCCATATTGACTATTCTGCATTTCAGcccagaagaaaagcaaactatTACAAAACAGTCAGCTTACAGCAGCTGGTGGCTTTCTGGGAAGAGATGA
- the ARF5 gene encoding ADP-ribosylation factor 5: MGLTVSAIFSRIFGKKQMRILMVGLDAAGKTTILYKLKLGEIVTTIPTIGFNVETVEYKNICFTVWDVGGQDKIRPLWRHYFQNTQGLIFVVDSNDRERVQESADELQKMLQEDELRDAVLLVFANKQDMPNAMAVSELTDKLGLQTLRSRTWYVQATCATQGTGLYDGLDWLSHELSKR, translated from the exons atgggcCTCACGGTCTCCGCCATCTTCTCCCGCATCTTCGGCAAGAAACAGATGAGGATCCTGATGG TGGGGCTGGACGCCGCCGGCAAGACCACCATTCTCTACAAGCTGAAGCTGGGCGAGATCGTCACCACCATCCCCACCATCG GGTTCAACGTGGAGACAGTGGAGTACAAGAACATTTGCTTCACTGTCTGGGATGTGGGTGGCCAGGACAAAATCCGACCCCTCTGGAGGCACTACTTCCAAAACACGCAG GGTCTCATCTTCGTGGTGGACAGCAACGACCGAGAGCGAGTGCAGGAGTCTGCCGATGAGCTGCAGAAGATG ctgcaggaggatgAGCTGCGGGATGCCGTCTTGCTGGTGTTTGCCAACAAGCAGGACATGCCCAACGCCATGGCGGTGAGCGAGCTGACGGACAAGCTGGGGCTGCAGACGCTGCGCAGCAGGACC TGGTACGTGCAGGCAACGTGTGCGACCCAGGGCACGGGGCTCTACGACGGGCTGGACTGGCTATCGCACGAGCTCTCCAAGCGCTAG